Proteins encoded by one window of Emticicia oligotrophica DSM 17448:
- a CDS encoding lipopolysaccharide biosynthesis protein: MIKFEKIWNSPTFTTWASFLSKSANIILITPLVLNRFKAGDVNYWYFISIILSLLVLLDSGFGSAFVRIIAYGSFKNITTDSEKKDAYQDYIKRIYGIMRWIYKILSIISLLTLSTFGTWLLIDIINKTTDYFNALVVWVCFVVTFPYLLWGNIYLNLLQGANLIPLVRRWDTLFNLISTSSIVIYIFTFQSNIFNVILINQFWLMIAVVRNSLLVKNKFPDINLKSFKFSKKDEILKMVVPSALKSGFGILLSQGVVQSSAFIYGQIANPQLLGSYLVGLNLIQNIRNFSQAPFYSRIPLLSSLYSKGDMKELANVSIKNMNLVYYFFTFFVLLFSYFSDIIFKIIHSHVDFPSKGLWSLLGIAFLIERYGAMHLQVYSTTNKIIWHYLNGITGVLMIISSVLLFKYIGVMSFPIGMIIGYLLCYSWYAPYKSYQLLNVNPLKFEMKGIIPCIIILVINFLALELL; the protein is encoded by the coding sequence ATGATAAAATTTGAAAAAATTTGGAATTCCCCGACATTCACTACATGGGCAAGCTTTTTATCCAAATCTGCAAATATTATTCTAATTACACCATTAGTTCTGAACCGTTTTAAAGCAGGAGATGTGAATTATTGGTATTTTATTTCGATAATATTGTCTCTATTAGTTTTACTTGATTCGGGTTTTGGTTCTGCATTTGTAAGAATTATTGCTTACGGATCTTTTAAGAATATTACTACTGATAGTGAAAAAAAAGATGCTTATCAAGATTATATAAAAAGAATATATGGTATAATGAGGTGGATTTATAAAATTTTATCCATTATTTCTTTACTTACTTTAAGCACTTTTGGAACTTGGTTACTTATTGATATTATAAATAAAACAACTGATTACTTTAATGCTTTAGTAGTTTGGGTGTGTTTTGTGGTTACTTTTCCATATTTATTGTGGGGAAATATTTATTTAAATCTTCTGCAGGGAGCTAATCTTATACCCTTGGTAAGAAGATGGGATACTCTATTTAATTTAATAAGCACTAGTTCAATTGTAATATATATTTTTACTTTTCAAAGTAATATTTTCAATGTTATTTTAATTAATCAATTTTGGCTAATGATTGCCGTTGTAAGAAATTCTTTATTAGTAAAAAATAAGTTTCCAGATATAAACCTGAAAAGTTTTAAGTTTTCTAAAAAAGATGAGATTTTAAAGATGGTTGTCCCAAGTGCTCTTAAAAGTGGTTTTGGTATATTATTATCACAGGGAGTTGTTCAGTCTTCAGCATTTATATATGGGCAAATTGCTAACCCCCAGCTACTAGGCTCTTACTTAGTAGGCCTAAACCTAATACAAAATATTAGAAATTTTTCACAAGCACCGTTTTATAGCAGAATTCCTCTGCTCTCATCATTATACAGTAAAGGAGATATGAAGGAACTTGCTAATGTCAGCATAAAAAATATGAATTTGGTATATTATTTTTTTACCTTTTTTGTGCTCTTATTTTCCTATTTTAGTGATATTATCTTTAAAATAATTCATTCTCATGTAGATTTTCCCTCCAAAGGATTATGGTCATTACTTGGAATAGCTTTTCTTATAGAAAGATATGGTGCAATGCATCTTCAAGTATATAGTACAACAAATAAAATAATATGGCATTATCTAAATGGTATAACAGGTGTTTTAATGATAATATCATCAGTTTTATTATTTAAGTATATTGGTGTTATGTCATTTCCAATTGGTATGATAATAGGTTATTTACTCTGTTATTCTTGGTATGCACCATATAAGTCATACCAATTATTGAATGTGAACCCATTAAAGTTTGAAATGAAAGGTATTATACCTTGCATAATTATATTAGTAATCAATTTTTTAGCTCTTGAATTATTATGA
- a CDS encoding SDR family NAD(P)-dependent oxidoreductase — protein sequence MKQKSILITGVLGGIGSSIAKMFKENGYFVYGLDIRPEQVDFVDKLIVFDLNMYCSDYQYRDKFINYFDNNISALDVLVNNAAVQLLDRLDDLKLEHWQETLNVNLTGPLLLSQLFLTRLEQTQGCIINIGSIHQQLTKPRFISYATSKSALIGLTKALAVDLEGRVRVNAISPAAIQTDMLLAGFDGNEEALNQLRMLHPVQRIGYPNDVAKLVLFLASENSGFIHGANLSLDGGISSVLKDL from the coding sequence ATGAAACAAAAGAGCATATTAATAACGGGGGTTTTAGGTGGAATAGGTAGTTCAATTGCCAAAATGTTCAAAGAAAATGGCTATTTTGTATATGGATTAGATATTAGACCTGAACAAGTTGACTTTGTTGATAAACTAATAGTTTTCGACCTCAATATGTATTGTTCTGATTATCAGTATAGGGACAAATTTATAAATTATTTTGATAACAATATTTCGGCATTAGATGTACTTGTAAATAATGCTGCAGTTCAATTGTTGGATAGATTAGATGATTTAAAATTAGAACATTGGCAAGAAACTTTGAATGTAAATCTAACAGGACCTCTATTGCTAAGTCAATTATTTTTAACTCGATTAGAGCAAACACAAGGTTGTATTATTAATATAGGTAGTATTCATCAACAATTAACCAAACCACGTTTTATTAGTTATGCTACTTCAAAAAGTGCTCTAATCGGACTAACGAAAGCATTAGCTGTTGATTTGGAAGGAAGAGTTAGAGTTAATGCAATAAGCCCAGCAGCTATCCAAACTGATATGCTATTGGCTGGCTTTGATGGCAATGAAGAAGCTTTAAATCAACTAAGGATGTTACACCCTGTTCAAAGAATTGGTTATCCTAATGATGTAGCAAAGCTTGTTTTATTTTTAGCTTCCGAAAACTCAGGTTTTATACATGGTGCAAACTTGTCTTTAGATGGAGGAATTAGCTCGGTTTTAAAGGATTTGTAG
- a CDS encoding phosphoglycerate dehydrogenase — protein sequence MKVLISCPPMLKRIDEFRSFFEEKNIELIIPNIVQTLSEEELEEILPTVDGWIIGDDPASERVFTAGKKGKLKAAVKWGVGIDNVDFAACKKLGIPIINTPNMFGAEVATVATSYVLGLARQTYFIDREVRKGNWVKPAGRSLSGLVVGLIGFGDIGKATARFLKGFDMKINIYDPFVNKEESDLQNYNFLSFPEKIEEADFVITTCALTPSTRNMVNADIINNMKDGVYIINVSRGGIVNEADLLVALQSGKVEAAALDVFETEPFPIDSGLREFDKCIFGTHNGSNTIEGVRRASHQAISYLFEFLGV from the coding sequence ATGAAAGTATTAATAAGTTGCCCTCCAATGCTCAAAAGAATTGATGAATTTCGTTCTTTTTTTGAAGAAAAAAATATTGAATTAATTATTCCAAATATAGTTCAAACACTTTCAGAGGAAGAGTTGGAAGAAATATTACCAACTGTCGATGGTTGGATTATTGGTGACGATCCAGCATCTGAAAGAGTTTTTACCGCAGGTAAAAAAGGTAAACTAAAAGCGGCTGTGAAATGGGGAGTTGGGATTGATAATGTTGATTTTGCAGCTTGCAAGAAACTAGGAATCCCAATAATAAATACACCAAATATGTTTGGTGCCGAGGTTGCTACTGTTGCAACTTCTTATGTTTTAGGTTTGGCTAGACAAACATATTTCATTGATAGAGAAGTAAGAAAAGGAAATTGGGTGAAACCAGCTGGCAGATCTTTATCAGGCTTAGTAGTTGGTCTTATTGGATTTGGAGATATAGGAAAAGCTACTGCACGCTTTTTGAAAGGCTTTGATATGAAAATCAACATTTATGACCCTTTTGTAAATAAAGAAGAATCAGATTTACAAAATTATAACTTTCTAAGTTTCCCTGAAAAAATAGAAGAAGCAGATTTTGTAATAACTACTTGTGCTTTGACACCTAGTACTCGTAATATGGTTAATGCTGATATTATAAATAATATGAAAGATGGTGTATATATCATTAATGTTTCGAGAGGAGGTATAGTGAACGAAGCAGATTTGTTGGTAGCTTTGCAATCTGGAAAGGTTGAAGCAGCAGCATTAGATGTTTTTGAAACAGAACCATTTCCAATTGATTCTGGCTTGAGGGAGTTTGATAAATGTATATTTGGAACCCATAATGGTTCTAATACAATCGAAGGGGTACGTCGAGCAAGCCACCAAGCAATTAGTTATTTATTTGAATTTTTAGGGGTTTAA
- a CDS encoding acylneuraminate cytidylyltransferase family protein translates to MKYKVVAIVPMRHSSERVKGKNYRDFAGKPLYHRIVDSLLACNKIDKVVIDTDSPIIIEQVSNLYPEVIVLERPEHLRDGAIPMNNVLLNTCNSIESEFYLQTHSTNPILSSETISKGIEDFIKSYPIYDSMFTVTRVQQRLWDPLARAINHNPAILLRTQDLPPTYMENSCMYLFTKETLIKKFNRIGDRPFLYEIPEIEAQDIDVELNFKVAEFLFKELYPGK, encoded by the coding sequence ATGAAGTATAAAGTTGTTGCTATCGTTCCTATGCGTCATTCAAGTGAACGTGTGAAAGGTAAAAATTATCGTGATTTTGCTGGCAAACCTCTTTATCATAGAATTGTTGACAGCCTTTTGGCATGTAATAAAATTGATAAAGTAGTGATTGATACTGATAGCCCGATAATAATTGAGCAAGTTTCGAATTTATATCCTGAGGTTATTGTATTAGAAAGGCCTGAACACCTACGTGATGGGGCTATTCCAATGAATAATGTATTGTTAAATACTTGTAATTCTATTGAGTCTGAGTTCTATCTTCAGACTCACAGTACTAACCCAATTCTTTCATCAGAGACAATTTCAAAAGGAATAGAAGATTTTATAAAATCTTATCCTATTTATGATAGTATGTTTACAGTTACTCGCGTGCAACAACGTTTATGGGATCCGTTAGCAAGAGCAATTAATCATAATCCTGCTATTTTATTAAGAACTCAAGATTTACCTCCAACCTATATGGAAAATTCTTGTATGTATTTATTTACCAAAGAAACCTTAATTAAAAAATTTAATAGAATTGGTGATAGACCTTTTTTGTATGAAATTCCTGAAATTGAAGCTCAAGATATAGATGTTGAATTAAATTTTAAAGTAGCAGAATTTTTGTTTAAAGAACTTTATCCTGGAAAATAA
- a CDS encoding glycosyltransferase family 2 protein, translating into MICSIIIRAFNEEKHIGKLISGIQSQLTNHEIEIILVDSGSTDNTVEIAESMGASVISILPEEFSFGFALNKGCEFAKGEILLFASAHVYPVYTHWIDKMIEPFNDSKVALVYGRQIGYEQSKYSEQRLLAKWFPPFSNYNQLHPFSNNANTAIRKALWIEQSYDETLTGLEDLDWASKILKKGYKLVYESEAVIVHIHEETPKKIFNRYYREAIAFKRIVPYAKFGIWDFFYLSITNIISDYYFSIIDGVFLKNIADIPVFRILQFWGTLKGYNHSGNVDNSLRTKFYYPTNFLKKQRPAEISAPKIQYSE; encoded by the coding sequence ATGATATGTAGTATTATAATCAGAGCTTTTAATGAAGAAAAACACATTGGTAAATTAATCAGTGGAATTCAGTCTCAATTAACTAATCACGAAATAGAGATAATTTTGGTTGACTCTGGTTCTACTGATAATACAGTAGAAATTGCTGAATCGATGGGGGCTTCAGTAATTTCTATATTACCAGAAGAGTTTTCTTTTGGTTTTGCATTAAATAAAGGATGTGAATTTGCTAAAGGAGAGATTTTGTTGTTTGCAAGTGCTCATGTATATCCAGTATATACCCACTGGATCGATAAAATGATAGAGCCCTTTAATGATTCAAAGGTTGCTTTAGTCTATGGTAGGCAGATAGGATATGAGCAAAGTAAATATTCAGAACAGCGTTTACTTGCAAAGTGGTTTCCTCCTTTCTCAAATTATAATCAGTTACACCCTTTTTCAAATAATGCAAATACTGCAATACGAAAAGCTTTATGGATTGAACAGTCTTATGATGAAACTTTGACAGGCTTAGAAGACTTAGATTGGGCATCAAAGATATTGAAAAAAGGTTATAAATTGGTCTATGAATCAGAAGCCGTGATTGTACATATTCATGAAGAAACACCAAAAAAAATTTTTAATAGATACTATAGAGAAGCCATTGCATTTAAAAGAATCGTACCTTATGCCAAGTTTGGTATTTGGGATTTCTTTTATTTGTCTATAACAAATATAATCAGTGATTATTATTTTTCGATTATTGATGGTGTTTTCTTAAAAAACATAGCTGATATACCAGTTTTTAGAATATTACAATTTTGGGGGACTTTAAAAGGGTATAATCATTCGGGTAATGTTGATAATTCACTTAGAACGAAATTTTACTATCCAACTAATTTTCTAAAAAAGCAAAGACCTGCCGAGATTTCTGCACCTAAAATACAATATTCTGAATAG
- a CDS encoding GumC family protein, translated as MNNFEFFQEKEDAFDLKLFFLKYLRYWYWFVLVLLLTLGTAFFYLQYAVPVYDISATILIKDEKKGSSAGNEILKDLDMFSGSKIVENEIEVFKSKVLAEKVIDELNLTVSYYSEGWIRDTELFKKSPITLNYVSLTEVAYKDPLYIRLVDSQNFELLDENKSLIGKYLYTQALSNSYGRFRVFLNNPKAKSGDLVKIKFGHREEMVEAFTKDIKVNLVNVKSTVLELGIENPLPEKGKAILAKLIEVYTFSSLEDKNSEATATLRFIGERLQLITGELKDVEKDVEVYKTTQGITDLSTEGNLFLEKVKENDAKLSEVDIQLKVLEGVERYLASGQNNVAPATLMVNDPILTSFIEKLGELELQREKISRTVQSGNPFLETINTQIANTKQAIRENVTNQKRGLIITKNGLQGNNNRFESAIRTIPRKEREFVNIQRQQNIKESLYLLLLQKREETALSYASTVTDSRVVDSPHSTPRPVKPKTMIVYLVALFLGIIIPAGVINVREILNDNVQSRKEIENITGLSIFGEIGQKSKEIDGSLIDVKSRSFISEQFRSLRTNLQYINSNNNGKGTVLLFTSSTSGEGKSFVTLNLAASLAFLNKKVAILELDLRKPKISSYLNESREFGISNYLVGTTNETDIIKTTSVNNLFLVSSGPIPPNPAELLSNGRIETLINVYRETFDYVLIDCPPVGLVTDAMLLIPFADACFYLVRHEITKLQNLNVLNDLKKFEKIKSLNIILNGVNYKNSQEYRYGYGYGYGYGYGRGYYIEDFKKMSLNRKIKRVLSLFKFINNKK; from the coding sequence ATGAACAACTTTGAATTTTTTCAAGAAAAAGAAGATGCATTTGATTTGAAACTTTTTTTTCTAAAATACTTGCGTTATTGGTACTGGTTTGTGTTAGTCTTGTTACTAACATTAGGTACTGCTTTTTTTTATCTACAATATGCGGTTCCTGTTTATGATATTTCGGCTACTATTTTGATCAAAGATGAAAAAAAAGGTTCAAGTGCAGGGAATGAAATTTTGAAAGATTTGGATATGTTTAGTGGTAGTAAGATTGTAGAAAATGAAATTGAAGTATTTAAATCAAAAGTATTGGCAGAAAAAGTAATTGATGAACTTAATTTAACTGTTTCTTATTATTCGGAAGGATGGATTCGTGATACTGAATTATTTAAAAAAAGTCCAATTACTCTAAATTATGTTAGCTTAACAGAAGTTGCTTACAAAGACCCTCTCTATATAAGATTAGTTGATTCTCAAAATTTTGAGCTTTTGGATGAAAATAAAAGTTTAATTGGAAAATATTTGTATACACAAGCTTTAAGTAATAGCTATGGACGTTTTAGAGTTTTTTTGAATAATCCTAAAGCCAAAAGTGGTGATTTGGTAAAGATTAAATTTGGGCATCGAGAAGAAATGGTGGAAGCTTTTACAAAAGATATTAAAGTTAATTTGGTTAATGTTAAAAGTACGGTTTTAGAGTTAGGAATTGAAAACCCCTTACCCGAAAAAGGCAAAGCTATTTTGGCTAAATTAATTGAGGTGTATACTTTTTCTTCATTGGAAGATAAAAATAGTGAAGCAACTGCTACACTCAGATTTATTGGTGAACGTTTACAGTTAATTACGGGAGAACTGAAAGATGTAGAAAAAGATGTGGAGGTATATAAAACTACTCAAGGTATTACAGATTTAAGTACTGAAGGTAATCTTTTTTTAGAAAAAGTAAAAGAAAATGATGCAAAATTAAGTGAAGTAGATATTCAACTGAAAGTTTTAGAAGGGGTTGAAAGATATTTAGCAAGTGGGCAGAATAATGTTGCACCCGCAACATTAATGGTTAATGATCCTATATTAACTTCATTTATTGAAAAATTAGGAGAATTAGAACTTCAGCGTGAAAAAATTTCTAGAACAGTACAGTCTGGTAATCCATTTTTGGAAACTATTAATACGCAAATTGCAAATACCAAACAAGCCATTCGCGAGAATGTAACTAATCAAAAACGAGGTTTAATCATTACAAAAAATGGCTTACAAGGTAATAATAACCGATTTGAAAGTGCTATTCGCACAATCCCAAGAAAAGAACGTGAATTTGTAAATATCCAGAGACAACAAAATATCAAGGAAAGTTTGTATCTTTTGCTATTACAAAAGAGAGAAGAAACTGCTTTGTCTTATGCATCTACAGTAACGGATAGCAGAGTTGTTGATAGTCCTCATTCAACACCAAGACCAGTTAAACCGAAAACGATGATTGTTTATTTAGTTGCCTTATTTCTTGGAATAATTATTCCAGCGGGAGTAATCAATGTTAGAGAAATATTGAATGATAATGTTCAATCAAGAAAGGAAATCGAGAACATAACAGGCTTATCAATATTTGGTGAAATTGGTCAGAAATCAAAAGAAATAGATGGGTCATTGATTGATGTAAAAAGTAGAAGTTTTATTTCTGAACAATTTAGAAGCCTTCGAACAAATCTTCAATATATCAATTCTAATAATAATGGAAAAGGTACTGTTCTACTATTTACATCATCCACAAGTGGGGAGGGTAAAAGCTTTGTTACACTTAACTTAGCAGCAAGTCTAGCTTTTTTAAATAAAAAAGTTGCTATTTTAGAATTGGATTTGCGTAAACCTAAGATTTCTTCTTATTTAAATGAAAGTCGTGAATTTGGGATTTCTAACTATTTAGTAGGCACAACCAATGAAACGGATATAATTAAAACGACTTCGGTTAACAATTTATTTTTGGTATCGAGTGGACCAATCCCACCAAATCCTGCTGAACTATTATCCAATGGCAGAATTGAAACTTTAATAAATGTATATAGAGAAACATTTGATTATGTATTAATTGATTGCCCACCTGTTGGATTGGTAACGGATGCCATGCTTCTAATTCCTTTTGCTGATGCTTGTTTTTATTTAGTTCGACATGAAATAACAAAATTACAAAATTTGAATGTACTTAATGACCTTAAAAAATTTGAGAAAATAAAATCATTGAATATCATATTAAATGGAGTAAATTATAAGAATAGTCAAGAGTATCGTTATGGATATGGATATGGATATGGGTATGGATATGGCAGGGGGTATTATATAGAAGATTTTAAAAAAATGAGCTTAAATAGAAAGATAAAAAGAGTATTAAGTTTATTTAAATTTATAAATAATAAAAAATAA
- a CDS encoding polysaccharide biosynthesis/export family protein, whose translation MQSCITTPPIAYFQTSDSLRFQQLSKIQPKISRIQKSDILAITVGSLNEESNAILNFANVNALTTTTFPNIQLGQRGQPLGYLVDSTGHVEVPFVGRVKLVGMTLEEAASVVRNEVEKSLKNPAVNVRFLNHKFSVLGEVNRPATYNLLDDRTTLPEALAMAGDLTVYGNRTNVMILRENNGIREVAKVNLLTQEVLNSPYYYLQNGDLIYIEPVKSKATYTEQKVQLAPIYTSIATTVIVFGTLLVNLFK comes from the coding sequence TTGCAATCCTGTATTACTACTCCACCAATTGCGTACTTTCAAACAAGCGATTCACTTAGATTTCAACAATTATCAAAAATTCAACCCAAAATATCACGTATCCAAAAAAGTGATATTTTGGCGATAACGGTTGGTTCATTAAATGAAGAATCAAATGCAATATTGAATTTTGCAAATGTTAATGCTTTGACTACAACTACGTTTCCCAATATTCAATTAGGACAGCGTGGACAGCCTTTAGGCTATTTAGTAGATTCAACGGGTCATGTTGAAGTCCCCTTTGTTGGAAGGGTAAAATTAGTTGGTATGACCTTAGAGGAAGCAGCTAGTGTTGTCAGAAATGAGGTTGAAAAATCGTTAAAAAATCCAGCTGTGAACGTTCGTTTTCTAAATCATAAATTTTCAGTATTAGGTGAAGTTAACCGCCCTGCCACTTATAATTTGTTGGATGATCGCACAACTCTACCCGAGGCTTTGGCTATGGCTGGTGATTTGACCGTGTATGGAAATAGAACAAATGTAATGATTTTGAGAGAAAATAATGGCATTAGAGAAGTGGCTAAAGTTAATTTATTAACCCAAGAAGTTCTTAATTCTCCTTATTATTATTTGCAGAATGGTGATTTGATTTATATTGAACCAGTGAAATCTAAAGCTACCTATACTGAACAAAAAGTACAGCTTGCTCCAATTTACACAAGTATTGCTACAACAGTAATTGTTTTTGGTACTTTACTTGTTAATTTATTCAAATAA
- a CDS encoding YjbH domain-containing protein, translating into MNKIGLILLSIVLLCNYSYAQKVLKSFENIAKVDSSIYFENRTLRSQVVNFANLKELGFNEAIPMIHGIPVASYRIDKLGNIQVAEARDFPKHLRSKRWNYKLDFVLKPQFSASFGNPEKAVANKTNLLLNTNIVLAHGFSVYTGVAFPIINNLTSQPLNIRPAPTFISQFIGLKKFQYISWSMGLFYQDRYGLDIQYQKANPNAKISYGIDINYSGLYYWYPKREFRYTGLKDFSTLANASWRWEKYSSQVRMTAGRFLHGDLGAKLEFVRQFKKADIGFFGVSTTNGSTVGLHVAFAIAPGSIAQNKYLRIRTTEEFVWDYYYSNGFFIGERFRTNFRLDERLSLYNRNYWSQF; encoded by the coding sequence GTGAATAAAATAGGATTAATTTTACTCTCTATCGTTTTGCTGTGCAATTACAGTTATGCTCAAAAGGTGCTAAAATCTTTTGAAAACATAGCAAAAGTTGATAGTAGTATTTATTTTGAAAATAGAACCTTGAGAAGTCAAGTAGTCAATTTTGCCAACTTAAAAGAACTTGGTTTTAATGAGGCGATTCCTATGATTCATGGTATTCCTGTTGCTAGCTATCGTATTGACAAATTAGGCAATATTCAAGTGGCAGAAGCACGGGATTTTCCCAAGCATTTGAGAAGTAAAAGATGGAATTATAAATTAGATTTTGTTTTAAAACCTCAATTTTCAGCAAGTTTTGGAAATCCCGAAAAAGCAGTGGCAAATAAAACAAACCTATTGCTCAATACCAATATTGTATTAGCTCATGGATTTTCCGTATATACTGGAGTAGCATTTCCAATAATCAATAATCTAACCAGCCAGCCATTAAATATTAGACCCGCCCCAACTTTCATTAGCCAGTTTATTGGGCTTAAAAAATTCCAATATATTTCATGGTCAATGGGGCTATTTTATCAAGACCGATACGGTTTAGATATTCAGTACCAAAAGGCAAATCCCAATGCTAAAATATCTTATGGAATAGATATTAATTATTCAGGACTTTATTATTGGTATCCAAAGAGAGAATTTCGATATACTGGACTGAAGGATTTTTCGACTTTGGCTAATGCTTCTTGGCGATGGGAAAAATATAGTTCGCAAGTGCGAATGACAGCAGGAAGGTTTTTACATGGAGATTTGGGAGCAAAATTAGAATTTGTACGCCAATTTAAAAAAGCTGATATTGGATTTTTTGGAGTTTCTACTACCAACGGTAGTACTGTAGGGTTACATGTTGCTTTTGCGATTGCCCCGGGAAGTATCGCACAAAATAAATATCTGAGAATCCGAACCACTGAAGAGTTTGTTTGGGATTATTATTATTCAAATGGTTTTTTTATTGGGGAGCGGTTTAGAACCAACTTCAGATTAGACGAGCGACTTTCACTTTATAATAGAAACTATTGGAGTCAATTTTAG
- a CDS encoding YjbH domain-containing protein: MPNAITKVVGINIFNCTLKERARKLILLKTLLVFWLVSLQGYAQRNISGKPGYFNVPSAVSIEDGLLCLGYTYNPKAYSLRSPGKLPEQILYANLVILPNLDVTFSLLQMRSNGKRLKSEALGDRQFDIRWRAVKEKKYMPAIAFVLTNPFTIDGAMITQAIVATKQFQINQLWKAELTGGYGSKYYIGRNEKNANNGNVFSKFIILNKSTDKFKNRYLVGAIAGGKLVFKNKIGVMAEWDGLKLNGGAFVQLFKHLNFQAGMLNGDQWMFGASFQGNLNAKTNN, translated from the coding sequence ATGCCAAATGCCATAACCAAGGTGGTGGGAATTAATATTTTTAATTGTACTTTGAAAGAACGAGCCAGAAAATTAATACTATTAAAAACACTATTGGTTTTTTGGCTTGTTTCTTTACAAGGATATGCTCAAAGAAATATTTCGGGTAAACCAGGATATTTTAATGTACCTTCAGCGGTAAGCATTGAAGATGGTTTACTTTGTTTAGGTTATACATACAACCCCAAAGCCTATAGTCTGAGAAGCCCAGGGAAATTACCCGAACAAATTCTTTATGCCAATCTTGTGATTCTCCCAAATTTAGATGTTACGTTTTCATTGCTACAAATGAGAAGTAATGGTAAAAGACTGAAAAGTGAAGCTTTGGGTGACCGGCAATTTGATATTAGATGGCGAGCTGTAAAAGAAAAGAAATATATGCCTGCCATCGCCTTTGTATTGACTAATCCTTTTACCATTGATGGAGCGATGATTACACAAGCCATCGTGGCTACCAAACAATTTCAAATTAACCAATTGTGGAAAGCTGAGCTAACTGGTGGTTATGGTTCTAAATATTACATTGGAAGAAATGAAAAAAATGCAAATAATGGCAATGTTTTTTCAAAGTTCATTATATTGAACAAATCAACAGATAAATTCAAGAATAGATATTTGGTAGGGGCTATTGCAGGTGGGAAATTAGTATTCAAAAACAAGATTGGTGTAATGGCAGAATGGGATGGTTTAAAATTGAATGGAGGGGCTTTTGTTCAGTTGTTTAAACACTTAAATTTCCAAGCAGGGATGCTAAATGGTGACCAATGGATGTTTGGGGCTTCTTTTCAAGGAAATTTAAACGCTAAAACAAATAATTAA